Proteins from one Camelina sativa cultivar DH55 chromosome 8, Cs, whole genome shotgun sequence genomic window:
- the LOC104707746 gene encoding uncharacterized protein LOC104707746, whose product MEMDLQETQPSMSFLPPGRVSLRPMTLSDVDDYMVWATDPEVARFCTWEPCTSRDEAIKYITDRVLTHPWIRAICLEDDRPIGYILIMAVDDIRKEMGYVLARKYWGKGFATEAVRLVTTEIFKEFPEIERVEALVDVDNVGSQKVLEKVGFTREGVMRKYLYIKGSVRDTVMFSFLPTDTLM is encoded by the coding sequence ATGGAGATGGACTTACAAGAAACGCAACCAAGCATGAGCTTTTTGCCTCCGGGAAGAGTATCACTCCGGCCGATGACTCTCTCCGACGTCGACGACTACATGGTTTGGGCAACAGACCCTGAAGTGGCACGCTTCTGCACTTGGGAGCCTTGCACGAGCAGAGACGAAGCCATCAAATACATAACCGATCGCGTCTTGACACACCCTTGGATCCGAGCCATCTGCTTAGAAGACGACCGTCCTATCGGCTACATCTTGATCATGGCGGTGGATGACATCAGAAAAGAGATGGGTTATGTCCTAGCGAGAAAGTATTGGGGAAAAGGGTTTGCGACAGAGGCAGTGAGGCTAGTGACGACGGAGATATTTAAAGAATTTCCAGAGATTGAGAGGGTTGAGGCACTTGTCGATGTGGACAATGTTGGATCTCAAAAGGTTCTTGAGAAAGTTGGGTTTACTAGAGAAGGTGTGATGAGGAAGTATCTATATATCAAGGGAAGTGTAAGAGACACTGTTATGTTTAGTTTCTTGCCTACTGATACTTTGATGTAA